Proteins co-encoded in one Nicotiana sylvestris chromosome 7, ASM39365v2, whole genome shotgun sequence genomic window:
- the LOC138873688 gene encoding uncharacterized protein has product MYDDPLPSKHSQHIGAKEVTIGDDGSLQLQGRICIPNVDGLRELILAEAHSSWYSIHPRVKYEHQNLGGLPQKIDIPDWKWKRINVDFVVELPWTLRKFDAIWVTIYQLTKSAHFISVMTSYTSEQLDLYQGDCSFL; this is encoded by the exons ATGTATGATGATCCTCTTCCTTCAAAACACAGTCAGCACATTGGTGCTAAGgaggtgactattggtgatgatggttcATTGCAACTTCAGGGTCGGATTTGcattcctaatgttgatggcttgagAGAGTTGATTCTTGCGGAGGCGCACAGTtcgtggtattctattcatccaagg gtcaagtatgagcatcaaaACCTGGGTGGTTTGCCTCAGAAGATTGATATACCGGATTGGAAGTGGAAGCGCATTAATGTGGACTTTGTGGTAGAGTtgccatggactttgaggaagtttgatgccataTGGGTCACTATATATCAgttgactaagtcagcgcatttcatttcgGTTATGACTTCCTACACTTCAGAGCAGTTAGAtctatatcaaggagattgttcgTTTTTATAG